The following coding sequences are from one Trueperaceae bacterium window:
- a CDS encoding DUF6339 family protein: MSKQHPIQAYLRSVGDVLGDPVPVLELPDARTDHLVPLAKFLPDADGATLDLAPLEALVRATLDHEVHGRASTDEERNALDGWLAPRVHAAVRVSRRVASSDAFWRWLALEHAAPLIDLRFGGPKGVPRWRLTGAALRNGLSRLWWGAELTRDGPDYGLLPHVFARTRTAQFALELSYSQYRTAAIAFTRVAEGLDGGPRLSDTAMTALSRSANARLSLRVLEAATSPALDGPRDVRWWHAEPDVEALVSEGGPTGPDDGHADPDEVAALCRWFRDVASNDGGTTPPATPGVTASSDEGATDPGEDAPASPRTSGDAHEGSNGSDGGYEWTAHGTRYLDHGLPDPWIPILDPLAEDSAWEPTPERWNPEGIDRTIHGAFERDARSVELLTDRFVKGATLREIARDRDVTRQRVEQLEKKALAKVAAYEEARPIEVDDDLRARLRDVDERPLVLATDDPATSAARLYVAWALRKRVTISEIGAYLVFVGDPLLETLQRLEARVASDARFRTAEGLATDVSTSPETVRTLVAIGETLYTTCDGHVGSKRWTNVAKMAAIAHALAASELGVTRWHGSEIGAAAKRVFPSTFEGWSVRDAFGTLSRPNQDVFERVGERGYWGLVDAARG, encoded by the coding sequence ATGAGCAAGCAGCACCCGATCCAGGCGTACCTGCGTTCCGTCGGCGACGTTCTCGGCGATCCCGTGCCCGTGCTCGAGCTCCCCGACGCGAGGACCGACCACCTCGTCCCGCTCGCGAAGTTCCTCCCCGACGCGGACGGAGCGACCCTCGATCTCGCTCCCCTCGAGGCGCTCGTTCGGGCGACGCTCGATCACGAGGTCCATGGACGGGCGTCGACCGACGAAGAGCGCAACGCCCTGGACGGCTGGTTGGCACCTCGGGTTCATGCGGCCGTCCGGGTGTCCCGACGCGTGGCGTCGAGCGACGCCTTCTGGCGTTGGCTCGCCCTCGAGCACGCCGCGCCCCTGATCGATCTTCGCTTCGGAGGCCCGAAGGGGGTCCCGCGCTGGCGCCTCACGGGCGCCGCGCTTCGCAACGGGTTGTCGCGGCTCTGGTGGGGCGCGGAGTTGACGCGCGACGGTCCCGACTACGGGCTGCTCCCCCACGTCTTCGCGCGAACGCGGACCGCGCAGTTCGCGCTCGAGTTGTCGTACTCCCAGTACCGGACGGCCGCGATCGCCTTCACCCGCGTCGCGGAGGGCCTCGACGGGGGCCCACGCCTCTCGGATACGGCCATGACGGCCCTCTCCCGGTCCGCCAACGCGCGCCTGAGCCTCCGGGTTCTCGAAGCCGCCACCTCGCCTGCGCTCGACGGCCCTCGGGACGTGCGTTGGTGGCATGCCGAACCGGACGTCGAGGCCCTCGTCTCGGAGGGGGGACCCACGGGACCCGACGACGGCCACGCCGACCCCGACGAGGTGGCGGCCCTCTGTCGCTGGTTCCGTGACGTCGCGTCGAACGACGGCGGAACGACCCCACCCGCGACGCCCGGCGTGACGGCGTCGTCCGACGAAGGCGCGACCGATCCGGGAGAAGATGCGCCGGCATCCCCGCGAACCTCCGGCGACGCGCACGAGGGGTCCAACGGATCCGACGGGGGATACGAGTGGACCGCCCACGGCACGCGTTACCTCGACCACGGCCTGCCCGACCCGTGGATTCCGATCCTCGACCCGTTGGCCGAAGACTCGGCGTGGGAGCCCACGCCGGAACGATGGAACCCCGAAGGGATCGACCGCACGATCCACGGGGCGTTCGAGCGGGACGCTCGCTCGGTCGAACTCCTGACCGATCGATTCGTGAAGGGGGCGACGCTGCGTGAGATCGCACGCGACCGGGACGTGACGCGGCAACGCGTCGAACAACTCGAGAAGAAGGCCCTCGCCAAGGTCGCCGCGTACGAGGAGGCCCGACCCATCGAGGTCGACGACGACCTGCGGGCACGGCTCCGCGACGTCGACGAACGCCCACTCGTCCTCGCGACGGACGATCCGGCGACCTCGGCGGCCCGCCTCTACGTGGCCTGGGCGTTACGGAAACGCGTGACGATCTCCGAGATCGGGGCGTACCTCGTGTTCGTAGGCGACCCGCTGCTCGAGACCCTCCAGCGCCTCGAGGCCCGGGTGGCTTCGGACGCACGGTTCCGAACGGCGGAGGGCTTGGCGACCGACGTGTCGACGTCGCCCGAGACGGTTCGGACGCTCGTGGCGATCGGCGAGACCCTCTACACGACGTGCGACGGGCACGTCGGATCCAAACGGTGGACCAACGTCGCGAAGATGGCCGCCATCGCCCACGCGTTGGCGGCGTCGGAGCTCGGCGTGACGCGGTGGCACGGGAGCGAAATCGGTGCCGCGGCGAAGCGCGTCTTTCCGAGCACCTTCGAAGGATGGAGCGTGCGCGACGCGTTCGGAACCCTGTCGCGTCCGAACCAGGACGTGTTCGAGCGCGTCGGGGAACGCGGGTACTGGGGGTTGGTCGACGCTGCACGTGGCTGA
- a CDS encoding very short patch repair endonuclease — translation MSTASGRMARVRRQGTAPEWKLRRALWRRGLRYRLHARDLPGTPDVVFRTARVAVFLHGCFWHRHAGCRRTSTPKTNVAFWTAKFAANVQRDARNLADLCATGWTPYVVWECETATPHALDSVVN, via the coding sequence GTGAGCACCGCATCCGGCCGCATGGCGCGGGTCCGCCGCCAGGGCACGGCACCGGAGTGGAAGCTACGGCGTGCGCTGTGGCGTCGGGGGCTTCGCTACCGACTCCACGCCCGCGACCTCCCGGGCACGCCGGACGTCGTCTTCCGCACGGCCCGCGTCGCCGTATTCCTCCACGGCTGTTTCTGGCACCGGCACGCGGGCTGCCGCCGGACCTCGACCCCGAAGACGAACGTCGCCTTTTGGACGGCGAAGTTCGCGGCCAACGTCCAGCGGGATGCCCGCAACCTCGCCGACCTCTGCGCCACCGGATGGACGCCGTACGTCGTATGGGAGTGCGAAACCGCGACGCCGCACGCGTTGGATTCCGTCGTGAACTAG
- a CDS encoding DNA cytosine methyltransferase, translating into MSPADPIPDVGDAHASDAHEHAVAGLGVRYAVEGATIHRTVTVGTSSYAATLDADPRDLGRRPDAAWFLARAKGRVPNAVDGRRGGRVRTVDLFSGSGGLSLGTRWAAEALGRRASTLLAVDVDPAALDVHRYNHAPRKTYLGSVRDLLTPETFAAIDDPTSLPTDAVTTPEASWLPTDVSADLLFGGPPCQGHSNLNNVTRRTDDRNQLYYWMALAAHAFRAKAVVVENVASVKADAGDVVGMTIDAFRNMGYDVLVDDVLSADRMGVAQTRRRHFLVAVRGDVASEVAPHLRDWLLATDVPTPNLLDVIGDLQDVVGDDAYDTPSALSEENQARIDHLFDHDLHDLPDAVRPASHRDGHTYPSVYGRMYADRPSGTLSTGFLTPGRGRYVHPTRRRTMTPHEGARVQGFPDDFRFVGASGTTPNRTSIARMVGDAVPPPMAFHVALATLASIRPEVLGTP; encoded by the coding sequence GTGAGTCCCGCCGACCCGATCCCGGACGTGGGCGACGCCCACGCGAGCGACGCGCACGAGCATGCCGTGGCGGGGCTCGGCGTCCGCTACGCCGTGGAGGGCGCCACGATCCACCGCACGGTCACGGTCGGCACGAGCTCGTACGCGGCGACGCTGGACGCCGATCCGCGCGACCTCGGTCGGCGACCCGACGCCGCGTGGTTCCTCGCGCGCGCCAAGGGACGCGTCCCGAACGCGGTCGACGGTCGACGCGGTGGGCGCGTCCGCACGGTCGACCTCTTTTCGGGGTCGGGTGGACTCTCGCTGGGCACGCGTTGGGCGGCCGAAGCCCTGGGGCGGCGCGCATCCACCCTCCTCGCCGTGGACGTCGATCCGGCCGCCCTCGACGTCCATCGCTACAACCACGCTCCGCGCAAGACCTACCTCGGTTCGGTGCGCGACCTCCTCACGCCCGAGACCTTCGCGGCGATCGACGACCCGACGTCGCTTCCGACCGACGCCGTCACGACGCCCGAGGCGTCTTGGCTGCCCACGGACGTCTCCGCGGACCTCCTCTTCGGGGGGCCGCCCTGCCAGGGGCACTCGAACCTGAACAACGTCACGCGCAGGACCGACGACCGCAACCAGCTGTACTACTGGATGGCGTTGGCCGCGCACGCGTTCCGGGCCAAGGCCGTGGTGGTGGAGAACGTGGCGTCCGTGAAGGCGGACGCGGGCGACGTCGTGGGCATGACGATCGACGCGTTTCGCAACATGGGCTACGACGTGCTGGTCGACGACGTCCTGTCCGCCGACCGCATGGGCGTCGCACAGACGCGGCGGCGCCACTTCCTGGTCGCGGTGCGCGGCGACGTGGCGTCGGAGGTCGCGCCCCACCTCCGCGACTGGCTTCTGGCCACCGACGTCCCCACGCCCAACCTCCTCGACGTGATCGGCGATCTCCAGGACGTCGTCGGTGACGACGCGTACGACACCCCTTCGGCACTGTCGGAGGAGAACCAGGCGCGCATCGACCACCTGTTCGATCACGACCTCCACGACCTCCCCGACGCGGTCCGGCCGGCGTCGCACCGCGACGGCCACACGTACCCTTCGGTCTACGGTCGGATGTACGCCGACCGCCCCTCCGGCACCCTCTCGACGGGGTTCCTGACGCCCGGCCGCGGTCGCTACGTCCACCCCACCCGACGCCGCACGATGACCCCGCACGAGGGCGCCCGCGTCCAAGGCTTCCCCGACGACTTCCGTTTCGTCGGCGCGTCGGGCACGACCCCGAACCGCACCTCCATCGCGCGCATGGTGGGCGACGCGGTACCCCCCCCGATGGCCTTCCACGTCGCCCTGGCGACCCTGGCGTCCATCCGACCGGAGGTCCTGGGGACCCCGTGA